Proteins from a genomic interval of Rosa chinensis cultivar Old Blush chromosome 2, RchiOBHm-V2, whole genome shotgun sequence:
- the LOC112190267 gene encoding uncharacterized protein LOC112190267, with the protein MFYAVQKRVLPNAYRLFTGDRWENALILKFLRDGDKSVAELMDIGKQFLGSKFFGVFNILKVMVQLPATKLEYWNVQKQKHVNLIHEKTGNSSGEAIPSGLPGDGLEHGEEDIVS; encoded by the exons ATGTTCTATGCGGTACAGAAAAGGGTGTTGCCTAATGCTTACCGGTTGTTTACAG GAGATCGATGGGAAAATGCCTTG ATATTGAAGTTTCTGAGAGATGGTGACAAATCTGTGGCAGAGTTGATGGATATTGGGAAACAGTTTCTAGGGAG CAAGTTCTTCGGGGTGTTCAATATCTTGAAAGTTATGGTGCAG TTGCCTGCCACAAAGCTGGAATACTGGAATgttcaaaagcaaaagcatgTGAATTTGATTCA TGAGAAAACTGGCAACTCAAGTGGAGAAGCTATCCCATCTGGTCTGCCAGGAG ATGGGCTGGAACATGGAGAAGAGGACATTGTTTCGTAG
- the LOC112189396 gene encoding glycerol-3-phosphate acyltransferase 1: MVLPMVLLKLTDWVWYQLLANSCQRAARKVRNYGSPKPHQLPQPPSFPNITKCELNGRKSHTLVCDIFGGLLRSNSVFPYFMLVAFEGGSIIRAFLLLLSCSFLWVLDYELQFRVMIFITFCGLKIKHMESVGRAVLPKFYLENLNLHAYEALASTGSKVVFTSVPRVMVEGFLQEYLDVDDVKGTELLTSGHYFTGLLSKSGLLMKHRALKEYFGDRIPDIGLGTSSLHDDLFISLCKEAYVVNKEDSKSNSSTSVLPRHRYPKPLIFHDGRLAFLPTPLATLSMFLWIPIGIVIAIFRISVGIFLPFKIAIFLATCTGLNLSVKGLDSTSTKSNHENRGVLYVCTHRTLLDPVILSTALAKPLTAVTYSLSKMSEVIAPIRTVRLTRDRKKDGKTMNKLLSEGDLVVCPEGTTCREPYLLRFSSLFAELADEIVPVAVNTKVSMFYGTTASGLKCLDPIFFLMNPRPVYYVEILGKLPKELTCAGGKSSCEVANYIQRKLGDALGFECTTLTRKDKYLMLAGNEGIVSDNKRKN; the protein is encoded by the exons ATGGTCCTCCCAATGGTACTTCTCAAGCTCACAGACTGGGTGTGGTACCAGCTGTTAGCAAATTCATGTCAAAGAGCAGCAAGGAAAGTCAGAAACTATGGCTCTCCCAAGCCCCACCAATTACCTCAACCTCCTTCTTTCCCTAATATTACCAAGTGTGAGTTAAATGGTAGAAAGTCCCACACACTTGtttgtgacatttttggaggcCTTTTGAGATCAAACTCTGTATTTCCTTACTTCATGTTGGTTGCTTTTGAAGGTGGAAGCATTATTAGAGCCTTTCTATTGTTGCTGTCATGCTCTTTTTTGTGGGTTTTGGACTATGAACTCCAATTTAGGGTCATGATTTTCATAACCTTTTGTGGGCTTAAGATTAAGCACATGGAGAGTGTTGGAAGGGCCGTCTTACCCAAGTTTTATCTTGAAAATCTTAATCTTCATGCCTATGAGGCTTTGGCTTCAACTGGGTCTAAGGTGGTTTTTACTAGTGTCCCTAGAGTCATGGTGGAAGGGTTCCTTCAGGAGTATTTGGATGTTGATGATGTTAAGGGGACTGAGTTGCTCACTTCTGGGCACTACTTCACCGGTTTGTTGTCTAAATCTGGTTTGCTTATGAAGCACAGAGCTCTAAAGGAATATTTTGGTGACAGAATACCAGATATTGGACTAGGAACTTCAAGCCTCCATGATGATCTCTTCATCTCTCTTTGCAAG GAAGCTTATGTTGTGAACAAGGAAGACAGCAAGAGCAATTCAAGTACTTCAGTGTTGCCAAGGCACAGATACCCCAAACCCTTAATATTCCATGATGGAAGGCTAGCTTTCTTGCCTACTCCATTAGCAACTCTGTCCATGTTCTTGTGGATCCCCATTGGAATAGTCATAGCCATATTCAGAATCTCAGTGGGTATTTTCCTCCCCTTCAAAATTGCAATCTTCTTAGCCACTTGCACCGGTCTAAATCTATCTGTCAAAGGTTTAGACAGTACTTCAACAAAATCAAATCATGAAAATAGAGGAGTCCTCTATGTTTGTACCCACAGAACACTTCTAGACCCAGTTATCCTCAGCACAGCTCTTGCCAAGCCCTTGACAGCTGTCACATACAGCCTAAGCAAAATGTCTGAGGTCATAGCCCCAATTAGGACAGTGAGGTTAACAAGGGACAGAAAAAAAGATGGAAAAACAATGAACAAGTTGCTTAGTGAAGGTGACTTGGTGGTGTGTCCTGAGGGTACAACATGTAGAGAGCCCTATTTGTTGAGGTTTAGTTCACTGTTTGCTGAATTGGCTGATGAGATTGTGCCTGTGGCTGTCAACACAAAGGTGAGTATGTTCTATGGGACTACAGCCAGTGGGCTCAAATGTTTGGATcctattttcttcttgatgaaCCCTAGACCTGTGTATTATGTTGAAATATTAGGCAAGTTACCTAAAGAGCTGACTTGTGCTGGTGGAAAATCTAGCTGTGAAGTTGCTAATTATATACAGAGGAAGTTGGGTGATGCTTTGGGGTTTGAGTGTACCACTCTTACAAGGAAGGACAAGTACTTGATGCTGGCTGGGAATGAAGGAATAGTCAGTGATAATAAGAGGAAGAATTAG